One Pseudomonas brassicacearum genomic region harbors:
- a CDS encoding transglycosylase SLT domain-containing protein, producing MRSRLFSVLSCLFVCATAFQTAQAVDISTQRQYYDEAKRALAKGDSGPYFRYSQALRDYPLEPYLAYDELTARLKSASNAEIEKFLAEHGDLPQANWMKLRWLRWLTERGDWETFVKYYDPKLNFTELDCLNAQYQLSHGLKAEGYANTEKLWLTGKSQPTACDALFGLWASQGQLTEQKRWERAKLAAQARNYPLANSLVSGLTSLAPRGQLLVDVAQKPELLNQPSRFTPADEPMSDIVSLGLRRLARQDPEKAMALLDGYASTMHFSRDEKVAIAREIGLTLAKRFDSRALDVMTKYDPELRDDTVSEWRLRLLLRLARWDDAYQLTRRLPETLASTNRWRYWQARTLELAQPQNPEALTLYKHLARERDFYGFLAADRSQSPYSLVNKPLVMSQALVNKVRNTPGVRRALEFHARGDIVDGRREWYHVSRHFSRDEMVAQAKLAYDLKWYFPAIRTISQAKYWDDLDIRFPMAHRDTLVREAKIRGLHPSWAFAITRQESAFMDDARSGVGAAGLMQLMPGTAKETARKFSIPLASPQQVLNPDKNIQLGAAYLSQVHSQFNGNRVLASAAYNAGPGRVRQWLRGADHLSFDVWVESIPFDETRQYVQNVLSYSVIYGQKLNSPQPLVDWHERYFDDQ from the coding sequence ATGCGCAGTCGCCTTTTTAGTGTCTTGTCTTGTCTTTTCGTGTGTGCCACTGCCTTTCAAACCGCTCAGGCGGTGGATATTTCCACCCAGCGTCAGTATTACGATGAGGCCAAGCGCGCCTTGGCCAAGGGTGATTCCGGTCCCTATTTTCGCTACAGCCAGGCCCTTCGCGATTATCCGCTGGAGCCGTACCTCGCTTATGACGAACTGACCGCTCGCCTCAAGAGCGCCAGTAACGCCGAAATCGAGAAATTCCTCGCCGAACACGGTGATCTGCCCCAGGCCAACTGGATGAAACTGCGCTGGCTGCGTTGGCTGACCGAGCGCGGCGACTGGGAAACCTTCGTCAAGTATTACGACCCCAAGCTCAATTTCACCGAACTGGACTGCCTCAACGCCCAATATCAGCTCAGCCACGGCCTCAAGGCCGAGGGTTACGCCAACACCGAGAAACTCTGGCTTACCGGCAAGTCCCAGCCGACAGCGTGTGACGCACTGTTTGGCCTATGGGCTTCCCAGGGTCAGTTGACCGAACAGAAGCGCTGGGAGCGCGCCAAGTTGGCTGCCCAGGCACGCAATTACCCGCTGGCCAACAGCCTGGTCAGCGGCCTGACCTCCCTCGCCCCTCGTGGCCAATTGCTGGTGGACGTGGCGCAAAAGCCCGAACTGCTCAACCAACCCTCGCGCTTCACCCCGGCCGATGAACCGATGTCCGATATCGTCAGCCTCGGCCTGCGCCGGCTGGCCCGCCAAGACCCGGAAAAAGCCATGGCGCTGCTGGACGGCTACGCCAGCACCATGCATTTTTCCCGGGATGAAAAAGTCGCGATTGCCCGGGAAATCGGCCTGACCCTGGCCAAGCGCTTCGACAGCCGCGCGCTCGACGTCATGACCAAATACGACCCGGAACTGCGGGACGACACCGTTTCGGAATGGCGCTTGCGCCTACTGCTGCGCCTGGCTCGTTGGGACGACGCCTACCAGCTGACCCGCCGCCTGCCCGAGACGCTGGCCAGCACCAACCGCTGGCGCTACTGGCAGGCCCGTACGCTCGAGCTGGCACAGCCGCAGAACCCCGAGGCGCTGACGCTCTACAAGCATCTGGCCCGTGAGCGAGACTTCTATGGCTTCCTCGCCGCCGACCGCTCCCAGTCGCCGTACTCGCTGGTCAACAAGCCGCTGGTGATGAGCCAGGCGCTGGTCAACAAGGTGCGCAACACCCCCGGCGTGCGTCGGGCCCTGGAGTTTCACGCCCGCGGCGACATTGTCGACGGACGCCGCGAGTGGTATCACGTCAGCCGGCATTTCAGTCGGGACGAGATGGTCGCCCAGGCGAAACTGGCCTACGACCTGAAGTGGTATTTCCCGGCGATCCGTACCATCAGCCAGGCCAAGTACTGGGACGACTTGGACATCCGTTTCCCAATGGCCCACCGCGACACCCTGGTGCGCGAAGCCAAGATCCGCGGCTTGCATCCAAGTTGGGCGTTCGCCATCACCCGCCAGGAAAGTGCCTTCATGGATGATGCCCGCTCTGGCGTCGGTGCCGCCGGCCTGATGCAATTGATGCCAGGCACTGCCAAGGAAACCGCGCGCAAGTTCAGCATTCCCCTGGCCTCGCCGCAGCAAGTGTTGAACCCGGACAAGAACATCCAGCTCGGCGCGGCCTACCTGAGCCAGGTCCACAGCCAGTTCAACGGCAACCGCGTCCTGGCCTCCGCCGCCTACAACGCCGGCCCCGGTCGCGTGCGCCAGTGGCTGCGCGGCGCCGACCACTTGAGCTTCGACGTCTGGGTCGAGAGCATTCCCTTCGACGAAACCCGCCAATACGTGCAGAACGTATTGTCATATTCGGTGATCTACGGCCAGAAACTCAACTCGCCGCAGCCGTTGGTGGACTGGCATGAGCGGTATTTCGATGATCAGTGA
- a CDS encoding ATP-binding cassette domain-containing protein, protein MTLLKFSDVSLAFGAMPLLDKVSWQIARGERVCIIGRNGTGKSSMMKLVKGDQKPDDGSVWRAPGLKIGELPQELPVADERTVFDVVAEGLDGVGALLAEYHHLSQNIVTDADLDKLMHVQHDLEARDGWRLQQLVDSTLSRLQLPADKTLAELSGGWRRRVLLAQALVSEPDLLLLDEPTNHLDIGAIAWLEEALKDFQGAVLFITHDRSFLQNLATRILELDRGGLIDWNGDYASFLVHKEAALAAEETANALFDKKLAQEEVWIRQGIKARRTRNEGRVRALKALRMERSERRERTGKANIQLDTADKSGKQVMVLENVSFAHPGGPFLIKDFSMVLQRGDRIGLLGANGTGKTTLLKLMLGGLVPTSGKVEEGTKIDVAYFDQLRHQLDLEKTVIDNVAEGRDFIDIDGQSRHVLSYLGDFLFSPQRARTPVKALSGGERARLLLAKLFSKPANLLVLDEPTNDLDVETLELLEEVLLTFNGTVLMVSHDRAFLDNVVTSTLVFEGEGLVREYVGGYQDWLRQGGSPRLLGVTESKSGKADLNSAVVKAEPVPVAAAAAPAKKKLSYKLQRELEALPGDIDAKEKQIAAVEAEMADAGFYQRPAAETAKVIAHLEQLQAELDALVERWAELDA, encoded by the coding sequence ATGACCCTGCTCAAATTCAGCGATGTGTCCCTTGCTTTCGGCGCTATGCCGTTGTTGGACAAGGTGTCCTGGCAGATCGCCCGTGGTGAGCGGGTGTGCATCATCGGCCGCAACGGCACTGGCAAGTCCAGCATGATGAAGCTGGTCAAGGGCGACCAGAAGCCCGATGACGGCTCGGTCTGGCGCGCGCCAGGCCTGAAAATCGGCGAATTGCCCCAGGAACTGCCGGTGGCCGACGAGCGGACCGTGTTCGACGTGGTTGCCGAAGGCCTGGACGGTGTTGGCGCGCTGCTGGCCGAGTATCACCACCTGAGCCAGAACATCGTCACCGACGCTGACCTGGACAAGTTGATGCACGTGCAGCACGACCTTGAAGCCCGTGATGGCTGGCGGTTACAGCAACTGGTCGACAGCACCCTGAGCCGCCTGCAACTGCCGGCCGACAAGACCCTCGCCGAGTTGTCCGGCGGCTGGCGTCGCCGTGTCCTGCTGGCCCAGGCCCTGGTGTCCGAGCCGGACTTGCTGCTGCTCGACGAACCGACCAACCACCTGGACATCGGCGCCATCGCCTGGCTTGAAGAGGCCTTGAAGGACTTTCAGGGCGCGGTGCTGTTCATCACCCACGACCGTTCTTTCCTGCAAAACCTGGCAACGCGCATCCTCGAACTGGACCGCGGCGGCCTGATCGACTGGAACGGCGACTACGCCAGCTTCCTGGTGCACAAGGAAGCGGCGCTGGCAGCTGAAGAAACCGCTAACGCGCTGTTCGATAAGAAGCTGGCCCAGGAAGAAGTCTGGATTCGCCAGGGAATCAAGGCCCGTCGCACCCGCAACGAAGGTCGTGTGCGGGCGCTGAAAGCCTTGCGCATGGAACGCAGTGAGCGTCGCGAGCGCACCGGCAAGGCCAACATTCAGTTGGATACCGCTGACAAGTCCGGCAAGCAGGTGATGGTCCTGGAGAACGTGAGTTTCGCGCACCCTGGCGGCCCGTTCCTGATCAAGGACTTCTCCATGGTGCTGCAGCGTGGTGATCGCATTGGTCTCCTGGGTGCCAACGGTACCGGCAAGACCACCTTGCTCAAGTTGATGCTCGGCGGCCTGGTGCCGACCAGTGGCAAGGTGGAAGAGGGCACGAAGATCGACGTTGCCTACTTCGACCAGCTGCGCCATCAACTGGATCTGGAAAAGACCGTGATCGATAACGTGGCCGAAGGCCGCGATTTCATCGATATCGATGGCCAGAGCCGGCATGTGCTGAGCTACCTGGGCGATTTCCTGTTCAGCCCTCAGCGCGCTCGTACGCCAGTCAAGGCGCTGTCCGGCGGTGAACGTGCCCGTCTGTTGCTGGCCAAGCTGTTTAGCAAGCCGGCGAACCTGCTGGTGCTCGACGAACCGACCAACGACCTGGACGTGGAAACCCTCGAATTGCTGGAAGAGGTGTTGTTGACCTTCAACGGCACCGTACTGATGGTCAGTCACGACCGGGCATTCCTCGATAACGTGGTCACCAGTACCTTGGTATTCGAAGGCGAAGGCCTGGTGCGCGAATACGTCGGTGGTTATCAGGACTGGCTGCGCCAGGGCGGCTCGCCGCGTCTGCTGGGCGTGACCGAGAGCAAGTCCGGCAAGGCCGACCTGAATTCGGCAGTGGTCAAGGCCGAGCCTGTCCCGGTCGCCGCAGCAGCAGCGCCAGCGAAGAAAAAGCTCAGCTACAAGCTGCAGCGCGAGCTGGAAGCGCTGCCGGGTGATATCGACGCCAAGGAAAAGCAGATCGCCGCGGTGGAAGCTGAAATGGCCGACGCTGGGTTCTACCAGCGGCCTGCTGCCGAGACCGCCAAGGTGATTGCTCACCTGGAGCAGTTGCAGGCCGAGCTGGATGCACTGGTCGAGCGCTGGGCTGAACTGGACGCTTGA
- a CDS encoding universal stress protein — MYYTNVLVAVDLTEECDPVVKRARALCDGRDTKLSLVHIVEPMAMAFGGDVPMDLSQLQQQQFDQAKERLDRLIVKYPDLKKENCHLTYGQPRQEIHHLAKEQGCDLIIVGSHGRHGLALLLGSTANDVLHGAPCDVLAVHLVKRS, encoded by the coding sequence ATGTACTACACAAACGTCCTGGTCGCCGTCGACCTCACTGAAGAATGCGATCCCGTCGTCAAACGCGCCCGCGCCCTGTGCGACGGCAGAGACACCAAACTGTCGCTGGTGCATATCGTCGAGCCGATGGCCATGGCCTTTGGTGGTGATGTGCCAATGGACCTTTCCCAGTTGCAGCAGCAGCAATTCGATCAAGCCAAGGAACGCCTTGACCGACTGATCGTGAAGTACCCGGACCTGAAAAAGGAGAACTGCCACCTGACCTACGGCCAGCCGCGCCAGGAGATCCATCACCTGGCCAAGGAACAGGGTTGCGACCTGATCATCGTCGGCAGCCATGGCCGCCATGGCCTGGCGCTGTTGCTGGGTTCGACCGCCAACGACGTGCTGCATGGCGCGCCTTGCGATGTGCTGGCGGTGCACCTGGTCAAGCGCAGCTGA
- the fadB gene encoding fatty acid oxidation complex subunit alpha FadB yields the protein MIYEGKAITVKALESGIVELKFDLKGESVNKFNRLTLNELRQAVDTIKADASIKGVIVSSGKDVFIVGADITEFVDNFKLPDAELIAGNLEANRIFSDFEDLNVPTVAAINGIALGGGLEMCLAADYRVMSTVAKIGLPEVKLGIYPGFGGTVRLPRLIGADNAIEWIAAGKENRAEDALKVGAVDAVVEPGKLQEAALEMIKRAISGEFDYKAKRQPKLEKLKLNAIEQMMAFETAKGFVAGQAGPNYPAPVEAIKTIQKAANFGRDKALEVEAAGFVKLAKTSAAQSLIGLFLNDQELKKKAKVYDEIARDVKQAAVLGAGIMGGGIAYQSASKGTPILMKDINEHGIEQGLAEAAKLLVGRVDKGRMTAAKMAEVLNGIRPTLSYGDFGHVDLVVEAVVENPKVKQAVLAEVEDKVKEDTILASNTSTISISLLAKALKRPENFVGMHFFNPVHMMPLVEVIRGEKSSELAVATTVAYAKKMGKNPIVVNDCPGFLVNRVLFPYFGGFAKLVSAGVDFVRIDKIMEKFGWPMGPAYLMDVVGIDTGHHGRDVMAEGFPDRMKDDRRSAIDVLYEAKRLGQKNGKGFYAYETDKRGKQKKVADSSVLEVLKPIIYEQREVTDEDIINWMMIPLCLETVRCLEDGIVETAAEADMGLVYGIGFPPFRGGALRYIDSIGVAEFVALADQYADLGALYHPTAKLREMAKNGQRFFG from the coding sequence ATGATTTACGAAGGTAAAGCCATCACGGTTAAGGCTCTTGAAAGTGGCATCGTCGAACTGAAGTTCGATCTCAAGGGTGAGTCCGTCAACAAGTTCAACCGTCTAACCCTGAATGAATTGCGTCAGGCCGTGGACACTATCAAGGCAGATGCTTCGATCAAGGGTGTGATCGTCAGCAGCGGCAAGGACGTCTTCATCGTCGGCGCCGATATCACCGAATTCGTCGATAACTTCAAGCTGCCCGATGCCGAACTGATCGCTGGCAACCTCGAAGCCAACCGTATTTTCAGCGACTTCGAAGACCTCAACGTACCGACCGTCGCGGCCATCAACGGTATCGCCCTGGGCGGCGGCCTGGAAATGTGCCTGGCCGCGGACTACCGCGTCATGTCCACCGTCGCCAAGATCGGCCTGCCGGAAGTCAAGCTGGGCATCTACCCAGGCTTCGGCGGTACCGTGCGCCTGCCGCGCCTGATCGGTGCCGACAACGCCATCGAGTGGATTGCCGCTGGCAAGGAAAACCGTGCTGAAGACGCCCTGAAAGTCGGCGCGGTGGATGCCGTGGTCGAGCCTGGCAAACTCCAGGAAGCGGCCCTTGAAATGATCAAACGCGCCATCAGCGGCGAGTTTGACTACAAGGCCAAGCGTCAGCCGAAGCTGGAAAAGCTCAAGCTCAACGCGATCGAGCAAATGATGGCCTTCGAGACCGCCAAGGGTTTCGTCGCCGGTCAGGCAGGCCCGAACTACCCGGCGCCGGTCGAAGCGATCAAGACCATCCAGAAAGCCGCGAACTTCGGTCGCGACAAGGCCCTGGAAGTCGAGGCCGCAGGCTTCGTCAAGCTGGCCAAGACCTCGGCTGCGCAAAGCCTGATCGGTCTGTTCCTCAATGACCAGGAGCTGAAGAAAAAGGCCAAGGTCTACGACGAAATCGCCCGTGACGTGAAGCAGGCCGCGGTACTCGGTGCCGGCATCATGGGTGGCGGTATCGCCTACCAGTCGGCGTCCAAAGGCACGCCGATCCTGATGAAAGACATCAACGAACACGGTATCGAGCAAGGCCTGGCCGAAGCGGCCAAGCTGCTGGTCGGCCGCGTTGATAAAGGTCGCATGACTGCGGCGAAGATGGCCGAAGTGCTCAACGGCATTCGTCCAACCCTGTCCTACGGCGATTTTGGCCATGTCGACCTGGTGGTCGAAGCGGTTGTCGAGAACCCGAAGGTCAAGCAGGCGGTACTGGCTGAAGTCGAAGACAAGGTTAAAGAGGACACTATCCTCGCCTCGAACACCTCGACCATTTCCATTTCGCTGCTGGCCAAGGCCCTCAAGCGTCCGGAAAACTTCGTCGGCATGCACTTCTTCAACCCGGTGCACATGATGCCGCTGGTGGAAGTGATCCGGGGTGAGAAGTCCAGCGAACTGGCCGTAGCCACCACCGTGGCCTACGCCAAGAAAATGGGCAAGAACCCGATCGTCGTCAATGACTGCCCGGGCTTTTTGGTCAACCGCGTGCTGTTCCCTTACTTCGGCGGTTTCGCCAAGTTGGTCAGCGCTGGCGTGGATTTCGTGCGCATCGACAAGATCATGGAGAAATTCGGCTGGCCCATGGGCCCGGCGTACCTGATGGACGTGGTCGGCATCGACACCGGCCACCACGGTCGCGACGTCATGGCTGAAGGCTTCCCGGACCGCATGAAGGACGACCGTCGTTCGGCTATCGATGTGCTCTACGAAGCCAAGCGCCTGGGTCAGAAGAACGGCAAGGGCTTCTACGCCTACGAGACCGACAAGCGCGGCAAGCAAAAGAAAGTCGCCGATTCGTCGGTGCTGGAAGTGCTCAAGCCGATCATCTACGAGCAGCGTGAAGTCACCGACGAAGACATTATCAACTGGATGATGATCCCGCTGTGCCTCGAGACCGTTCGTTGCCTGGAAGACGGCATTGTCGAAACCGCCGCCGAAGCCGACATGGGTCTGGTCTACGGTATCGGTTTCCCTCCATTCCGTGGCGGTGCGCTGCGTTACATCGATTCGATCGGTGTGGCCGAGTTCGTTGCCCTGGCTGACCAGTACGCTGATCTGGGCGCGCTGTACCACCCGACCGCGAAGCTGCGTGAGATGGCCAAGAACGGCCAGCGTTTCTTCGGTTAA
- the fadA gene encoding acetyl-CoA C-acyltransferase FadA has protein sequence MSLNPRDVVIVDFGRTPMGRSKGGMHRNTRAEDMSAHLISKLLERNVKVDPNEVEDVIWGCVNQTLEQGWNIARMASLMTQIPHTAAGQTVSRLCGSSMSALHTAAQAIMTGNGDVFVVGGVEHMGHVSMMHGVDPNPHMSLYAAKASGMMGLTAEMLGKMHGITREQQDAFGVRSHQLAHKATVEGKFKDEIIPMQGYDENGFLKLFDYDETIRPETTLESLAALKPAFNPKGGTVTAGTSSQITDGASCMIVMSAQRAQDLGIQPMAVIRSMAVAGVDPAIMGYGPVPATQKALKRAGLSISDIDFFELNEAFAAQALPVLKDLKVLDKMNEKVNLHGGAIALGHPFGCSGARISGTLLNVMKQNGGTFGVSTMCIGLGQGIATVFERV, from the coding sequence ATGAGCTTGAATCCTAGAGACGTCGTGATTGTCGACTTCGGTCGTACGCCGATGGGCCGCTCCAAGGGCGGCATGCACCGCAATACCCGCGCCGAAGACATGTCGGCGCACCTGATCAGCAAACTGTTGGAACGCAACGTCAAGGTCGACCCCAACGAAGTCGAGGACGTGATCTGGGGCTGTGTGAACCAGACCCTGGAGCAGGGCTGGAACATCGCCCGCATGGCTTCGCTGATGACCCAGATCCCCCACACTGCGGCCGGCCAGACCGTCAGCCGCCTGTGTGGTTCGTCCATGAGCGCGCTGCACACCGCCGCCCAGGCGATCATGACTGGCAACGGTGATGTATTCGTCGTCGGTGGTGTCGAGCACATGGGCCACGTGAGCATGATGCACGGTGTCGATCCGAACCCGCACATGTCGCTGTACGCGGCAAAAGCCTCGGGCATGATGGGCCTGACTGCGGAAATGCTCGGCAAAATGCACGGCATTACTCGCGAACAGCAGGACGCCTTTGGCGTGCGCTCCCACCAGCTCGCCCACAAGGCGACCGTGGAAGGCAAGTTCAAGGACGAGATCATCCCGATGCAGGGCTACGACGAGAACGGCTTCCTGAAGCTGTTCGACTACGACGAAACCATTCGTCCGGAAACCACCCTGGAAAGCCTGGCGGCCCTCAAGCCGGCATTCAATCCGAAGGGCGGCACCGTGACAGCTGGTACTTCGTCGCAGATCACCGACGGTGCCTCGTGCATGATCGTGATGTCGGCCCAGCGTGCCCAGGACCTGGGCATCCAGCCGATGGCGGTGATTCGTTCGATGGCCGTGGCAGGTGTGGACCCGGCGATCATGGGCTATGGTCCAGTACCGGCTACGCAGAAAGCCTTGAAGCGTGCAGGCCTGAGCATTTCCGATATCGACTTCTTCGAACTCAACGAAGCTTTCGCCGCACAGGCCCTGCCAGTGCTGAAAGATTTGAAAGTGCTCGACAAGATGAACGAGAAGGTTAACCTGCACGGCGGCGCGATCGCCTTGGGTCACCCGTTCGGTTGCTCCGGCGCGCGCATCTCTGGCACCCTGCTCAACGTCATGAAGCAGAACGGCGGCACCTTTGGGGTGTCCACCATGTGCATTGGCCTTGGCCAAGGCATCGCCACTGTCTTCGAACGCGTCTAA
- a CDS encoding DUF1653 domain-containing protein, with amino-acid sequence MPIQPGLYQHYKGPQYRVFSIARHSETEEEVVFYQALYGDYGFWVRPLSMFQESVEVDGEQVPRFALVQAEESIFSKP; translated from the coding sequence ATGCCGATACAACCTGGGCTCTACCAACATTACAAAGGTCCGCAGTACCGCGTATTCAGCATCGCGCGGCATTCCGAGACCGAGGAAGAAGTGGTCTTCTATCAAGCCCTGTATGGCGATTACGGCTTTTGGGTGCGTCCCTTGAGCATGTTCCAGGAGTCCGTCGAGGTTGACGGCGAACAGGTGCCACGCTTTGCTTTGGTGCAGGCCGAGGAGAGCATTTTTTCCAAGCCTTGA
- the topA gene encoding type I DNA topoisomerase: MGKSLVIVESPAKAKTINKYLGNQYVVKSSIGHIRDLPTSGSASASKEPAAKRGKAAAGEAPALSPKDKARKQLVSRMGVDPEHGWKAKYEILPGKEKVIEELRRLAKDADTIYLATDLDREGEAIAWHLREAIGGDDSRYKRVVFNEITKKAIQEAFSQPGELDIDRVNAQQARRFLDRVVGYMVSPLLWAKIARGLSAGRVQSVAVKLVVEREREIRAFIPEEYWEVHADLGTAKGATVRFDVAREKGEAFKPLNEAQAMAALEKLKASSYSIVKREDKPTSSKPSAPFITSTLQQAASNRLGFGVKKTMMMAQRLYEAGYITYMRTDSTNLSVDAVAMARTYIESEFGKKYLPETPNVYSSKEGAQEAHEAIRPSDANTEPSKLSGMERDAERLYELIWRQFLACQMLPAQYLSTTVSVGAGDFELRAKGRILKFDGYTRVMPQITKPGDDDVLPDMAQGDVMKLIKLDPTQHFTKPPARYSEASLVKEMEKRGIGRPSTYAAIISTIQDRGYVALHNRRFYSEKMGDIVTERLSESFSNLMDYGFTAGMEENLDDVAQGERDWKNVLDEFYGDFKKKLEVAESPDNGMRANQPVMTDIPCLTCGRPMQIRTASTGVFLGCSGYSLPPKERCKATVNLVPGDEIAADDEGESESLVLRGKHRCPICSTAMDAYLLDEKRKLHICGNNPDCAGYEIEEGTYRIKGYEGPSLECDKCGSEMQLKTGRFGKFFGCTNPTCKNTRKLLKSGDAAPPKMDPVKMPELKCEKVNDTYILRDGASGLFLAASQFPKNRETRAPLVMEILPHKSEIDPKYHFLCEAPQKDPEGRPAVIRYSRKTKEQYVQTEVDGKPTGWKAYYDGGKWTVEDKR; this comes from the coding sequence ATGGGCAAATCGCTGGTCATTGTGGAATCCCCGGCTAAGGCCAAGACCATCAACAAGTATCTGGGCAACCAATACGTGGTGAAGTCGAGTATCGGCCATATCCGAGACCTGCCCACCAGCGGTTCGGCTAGCGCCAGCAAGGAGCCTGCCGCCAAGCGCGGCAAGGCTGCGGCTGGTGAAGCGCCGGCGCTGTCGCCGAAAGACAAGGCGCGCAAGCAGCTGGTCTCGCGCATGGGGGTCGATCCGGAACACGGCTGGAAAGCCAAGTACGAGATCCTCCCAGGCAAGGAAAAGGTCATCGAAGAGCTGCGCCGGCTCGCCAAGGATGCCGACACCATCTATCTCGCGACGGACTTGGACCGCGAAGGGGAAGCCATTGCCTGGCACCTGCGCGAAGCCATTGGTGGGGATGACAGCCGCTACAAGCGCGTGGTGTTCAACGAAATCACCAAGAAGGCCATCCAGGAAGCCTTCTCCCAGCCAGGCGAGCTGGACATCGATCGGGTCAACGCCCAGCAGGCGCGCCGCTTCCTTGACCGCGTGGTGGGCTACATGGTCTCGCCACTGCTGTGGGCCAAGATCGCCCGCGGCCTGTCTGCCGGTCGCGTGCAGTCGGTTGCGGTGAAGCTGGTGGTGGAGCGCGAGCGCGAGATCCGCGCATTCATTCCTGAAGAGTACTGGGAAGTCCATGCCGACCTCGGCACCGCGAAGGGCGCCACCGTGCGCTTCGACGTGGCGCGGGAAAAGGGCGAAGCCTTCAAGCCGCTCAACGAAGCCCAGGCCATGGCGGCGCTGGAAAAGCTCAAGGCTTCCAGCTACAGCATCGTCAAGCGCGAAGACAAGCCGACCAGCAGCAAGCCGTCGGCGCCGTTCATTACTTCTACCCTGCAACAGGCCGCGAGCAACCGCCTGGGCTTTGGTGTGAAGAAAACCATGATGATGGCCCAGCGTCTGTACGAAGCCGGCTACATCACCTATATGCGTACCGACTCGACCAACCTTTCGGTCGATGCCGTGGCGATGGCGCGCACTTATATAGAAAGCGAGTTCGGCAAGAAATACCTGCCGGAAACGCCGAACGTCTACAGCAGCAAGGAAGGCGCGCAAGAGGCGCACGAAGCGATTCGTCCGTCCGACGCCAACACCGAGCCAAGTAAGTTGTCGGGCATGGAACGCGATGCCGAGCGTCTCTACGAGCTGATCTGGCGCCAGTTCCTGGCCTGCCAGATGCTGCCGGCGCAATACCTGTCGACCACGGTCAGCGTCGGTGCCGGCGACTTCGAGTTGCGCGCCAAGGGCCGCATCCTGAAGTTCGACGGCTACACCCGTGTCATGCCGCAAATCACCAAGCCTGGGGATGACGACGTCCTGCCGGACATGGCCCAGGGCGATGTGATGAAGCTGATCAAGCTTGATCCGACGCAGCACTTCACCAAGCCGCCGGCCCGTTATTCGGAAGCCAGCCTGGTCAAGGAAATGGAAAAGCGTGGCATCGGTCGTCCTTCGACCTACGCGGCGATCATTTCCACCATCCAGGATCGTGGCTACGTGGCGCTGCACAACCGTCGTTTCTATTCGGAAAAGATGGGGGACATTGTTACCGAGCGTTTGTCCGAGAGCTTCTCGAACCTGATGGACTACGGCTTCACCGCCGGCATGGAAGAGAACCTCGACGATGTGGCCCAGGGTGAGCGGGACTGGAAAAACGTCCTCGACGAGTTCTACGGCGATTTCAAGAAAAAACTCGAAGTGGCCGAAAGCCCGGACAACGGCATGCGGGCCAACCAGCCGGTCATGACCGACATTCCGTGCCTGACCTGCGGACGTCCGATGCAAATCCGCACCGCCTCGACCGGTGTCTTCCTCGGTTGCTCGGGCTACAGCCTGCCACCCAAGGAACGCTGCAAGGCGACGGTCAACCTCGTGCCGGGCGATGAAATCGCAGCCGACGACGAGGGCGAGTCGGAATCCCTGGTATTGCGCGGCAAGCATCGCTGCCCGATCTGCAGCACGGCGATGGATGCCTACCTGCTGGATGAAAAGCGCAAGCTGCACATCTGCGGTAACAATCCGGATTGCGCCGGTTACGAGATCGAAGAAGGCACCTACCGCATCAAGGGCTACGAAGGTCCGAGCCTGGAATGCGACAAGTGCGGCAGCGAGATGCAGCTCAAGACCGGTCGTTTCGGCAAGTTCTTCGGTTGCACCAACCCAACCTGCAAGAACACCCGCAAACTGCTCAAGAGCGGTGATGCGGCGCCGCCGAAGATGGATCCGGTGAAGATGCCGGAGCTCAAGTGCGAGAAGGTCAATGACACCTACATCTTGCGCGACGGTGCTTCCGGCCTGTTCCTGGCGGCCAGTCAGTTCCCGAAAAACCGCGAGACCCGTGCACCGTTGGTGATGGAGATCCTGCCGCATAAGAGCGAGATCGATCCGAAGTACCATTTCCTCTGTGAAGCGCCGCAAAAAGATCCGGAGGGGCGCCCGGCGGTGATTCGCTACAGCCGCAAGACCAAGGAGCAGTATGTGCAGACCGAAGTCGACGGCAAGCCTACCGGCTGGAAGGCGTACTACGATGGCGGTAAATGGACCGTTGAAGACAAGCGCTGA